From a single Streptomyces liliifuscus genomic region:
- the mgt gene encoding macrolide-inactivating glycosyltransferase, whose amino-acid sequence MTTSHPAHIAMFSIAAHGHVNPSLEVIRELVARGHRVTYAIPPAFAEKVAETGAEPKLWKSTLPSPDDDPSAWGTTLLDNVEPFLADAIQALPQLIEAYEGDEPDLVLHDITSYPARVLAHRWGVPAVSLSPNLVAWEGYEEEVAEPMWAEPKQTERGKAYYARFHAWLEENGITEHPDPFAGRPARSIVLIPKALQPNADRVDESVYTFVGACQGDRAAQGEWRRPEGAERVALVSLGSSFTKQPAFYRECVQAFRDLPGWHVVLQIGKHVDPAELGEVPGNVEVRDWVPQLAILKEADVFVTHAGAGGSQEGLATATPMVCVPQAVDQFGNADMLQALGVARHLPMEEATAETLREAVLTLTGDPDVTRRLKEIQAEMATEGGTTRAADLIEAEIPQRTTGA is encoded by the coding sequence ATGACCACCTCGCACCCCGCCCACATCGCCATGTTCTCCATCGCCGCCCACGGGCACGTGAACCCGAGCCTTGAGGTGATCCGGGAACTCGTCGCCCGCGGGCACCGGGTCACGTACGCGATTCCGCCCGCCTTCGCCGAGAAGGTCGCGGAGACGGGCGCCGAGCCGAAACTGTGGAAGTCGACCCTGCCGTCCCCCGACGACGACCCCTCGGCGTGGGGTACCACGCTCCTGGACAACGTGGAGCCCTTCCTGGCCGACGCGATCCAGGCGCTTCCACAGCTCATCGAGGCGTACGAGGGCGACGAGCCGGATCTCGTACTGCACGACATCACCTCCTACCCGGCCCGTGTCCTCGCCCACCGCTGGGGCGTCCCGGCCGTCTCGCTCTCGCCGAACCTCGTCGCCTGGGAGGGGTACGAGGAGGAGGTCGCCGAGCCGATGTGGGCGGAGCCGAAGCAGACCGAGCGGGGGAAGGCGTACTACGCGCGCTTCCACGCCTGGCTGGAGGAGAACGGGATCACCGAGCATCCCGACCCGTTCGCCGGCCGCCCCGCCCGTTCCATCGTGCTGATCCCGAAGGCCCTCCAGCCGAACGCCGACCGGGTCGACGAGTCGGTGTACACCTTCGTCGGAGCCTGCCAGGGCGACCGCGCCGCTCAGGGGGAGTGGCGGCGGCCCGAAGGCGCCGAGCGCGTCGCCCTCGTGTCCCTGGGGTCCTCCTTCACCAAGCAGCCCGCCTTCTACCGCGAGTGCGTGCAGGCGTTCCGCGATCTGCCGGGCTGGCACGTGGTGCTGCAGATCGGCAAGCACGTCGACCCCGCGGAGCTCGGCGAGGTCCCGGGGAACGTCGAAGTGCGGGACTGGGTACCGCAGTTGGCGATCCTCAAGGAGGCCGACGTCTTCGTCACGCACGCGGGCGCCGGCGGCAGCCAGGAAGGGCTGGCCACCGCCACGCCGATGGTGTGCGTGCCCCAGGCCGTCGACCAGTTCGGCAATGCGGACATGCTTCAGGCGCTCGGCGTCGCCCGGCACCTGCCGATGGAGGAGGCGACGGCCGAGACCCTGCGCGAGGCCGTACTCACGCTCACCGGAGACCCGGACGTCACGCGGCGGCTCAAGGAGATCCAGGCGGAAATGGCCACCG
- the erm gene encoding ErmE/ErmH/ErmO/ErmR family 23S rRNA (adenine(2058)-N(6))-methyltransferase → MARPTHVSRALSQNFLTDRATADRFARLAVPQPKHPPLVLEVGAGKGALTEVLAPRCRELLAYEIDPRLVPALRARFSGTPQVRVIGGDFLAARPPGSPFSVAGNVPFSRTADVVDWCLRAPGLTDATLLTQLEYARKRTGDYGSWTLLTVRTWPRFEWRFLGRVTRTRFRPVPRVDAGIVRIERRRTPLLDRTSYDDWRHLVELGFSGVGGSLHASLRRAHSRRRVDAAFRAARLDPRALVGEVAPEQWLGLHDVLASR, encoded by the coding sequence ATGGCCCGCCCCACCCACGTTTCGCGCGCGCTCTCGCAGAACTTCCTCACCGACCGCGCCACCGCGGACCGCTTCGCGCGGCTCGCCGTACCACAGCCGAAGCACCCGCCCCTGGTTCTCGAAGTGGGCGCGGGCAAAGGCGCGTTGACCGAGGTGCTCGCACCCCGCTGCCGGGAGCTGCTCGCCTACGAGATCGACCCACGACTCGTGCCCGCCCTGCGCGCCCGCTTCTCCGGGACGCCCCAAGTGCGGGTGATCGGCGGCGACTTCCTCGCCGCCCGACCACCGGGCAGCCCCTTCTCCGTCGCAGGGAACGTGCCCTTCTCGCGTACCGCGGACGTCGTCGACTGGTGTCTGCGCGCGCCCGGTCTCACGGACGCCACGCTCCTCACCCAGCTCGAATACGCCCGCAAACGCACCGGGGACTACGGGAGTTGGACCCTGCTCACCGTCCGCACCTGGCCGCGCTTCGAGTGGCGGTTCCTCGGGCGGGTCACCAGGACGCGGTTCCGGCCCGTGCCCCGGGTCGACGCCGGAATCGTACGCATCGAGCGACGCCGTACCCCGCTGCTCGACCGGACCTCGTACGACGACTGGCGGCACCTGGTCGAGCTCGGTTTCTCGGGGGTCGGCGGTTCGCTGCACGCCTCGCTGCGCCGGGCCCATTCGAGGCGCCGGGTGGATGCCGCGTTCCGGGCCGCGCGGCTCGACCCTCGTGCGCTCGTCGGGGAGGTGGCGCCCGAGCAGTGGCTGGGGCTCCACGACGTGCTGGCATCGCGGTGA
- a CDS encoding ABC transporter substrate-binding protein — protein sequence MRTKRLVAMVVALLLTGSACTGGDGDSQDGGITLRFQSLAWQEESIDVNKELVKEWNAAHPDVKVEYVQGSWDSVHDQLLTSFEGGEAPDIIHDASDDLADFAYGGYLADLRDLLPERLKSDIPQRSWETVTFGDGVYGVPFLQEPRVLIANAEWLRESGVRIPTPEKPWSWDEFRAITDELGGGDEDGDGKYGVAWPLKEPVSATLNLSLSTGGQLFHRGSDGKVRIRFGAGDEVVPRTIHDQVNTDGSASSSTLGSGGSDTLPGFFGGKYAMVPLGFSFRQQIVQQAPKGFEWQVLPAPAGADGLTQGVSPQTLSVAEDSPHKEEAAAFIDFLLQPRNMVRLALGDWMLPTGTGALRDPALRVEEDGWAIGTALARYLRSAPAQSVRGYPEWKDKVATPAFQEYYSGAIGLGELRERLVGDGNLVLARYQR from the coding sequence ATGCGGACGAAACGGCTCGTCGCGATGGTGGTGGCGCTGCTGCTCACGGGCAGCGCCTGCACCGGCGGCGACGGCGACTCCCAGGACGGCGGGATCACCCTCCGCTTCCAGTCCCTTGCCTGGCAGGAGGAGTCCATCGACGTCAACAAGGAGCTGGTGAAGGAGTGGAACGCCGCCCATCCCGACGTCAAGGTCGAGTACGTACAGGGGAGTTGGGACAGCGTCCACGACCAGTTGCTCACCTCCTTCGAAGGTGGTGAGGCGCCGGACATCATCCATGACGCCTCGGACGACCTCGCGGACTTCGCGTACGGCGGGTATCTCGCGGATCTGCGTGACCTGCTGCCTGAGCGACTCAAGTCCGATATTCCACAACGGAGTTGGGAGACCGTGACCTTCGGGGACGGGGTCTACGGCGTTCCGTTCCTCCAGGAGCCGCGCGTCCTGATCGCCAACGCCGAGTGGTTGCGGGAGTCTGGCGTACGGATTCCCACGCCCGAGAAGCCTTGGAGCTGGGACGAGTTCAGGGCGATCACTGATGAACTCGGTGGCGGGGACGAGGACGGTGACGGGAAGTACGGTGTGGCCTGGCCGCTCAAGGAGCCCGTGTCGGCCACGCTCAATCTGTCGCTCTCGACCGGCGGGCAGCTGTTCCACCGGGGCTCGGACGGCAAGGTGCGGATTCGGTTCGGGGCGGGCGACGAGGTGGTGCCTCGGACCATTCACGATCAGGTCAACACCGATGGCAGCGCGTCGAGTTCGACGCTCGGCAGCGGTGGGTCCGACACGCTGCCCGGCTTCTTCGGCGGCAAGTACGCGATGGTTCCGCTCGGGTTCTCCTTCCGGCAGCAGATCGTGCAGCAGGCGCCGAAGGGCTTCGAATGGCAGGTGCTGCCCGCGCCGGCCGGTGCGGACGGGCTCACTCAGGGGGTGAGTCCACAGACCTTGTCCGTCGCGGAGGACAGTCCGCACAAGGAGGAGGCCGCCGCGTTCATCGACTTTCTGCTACAGCCGCGGAACATGGTGCGGCTTGCGCTCGGCGACTGGATGTTGCCCACCGGTACGGGGGCGCTCCGGGATCCGGCGCTGCGGGTCGAGGAGGACGGGTGGGCGATCGGGACGGCCCTTGCGCGGTATCTGCGGTCGGCGCCGGCGCAGTCCGTGCGGGGGTATCCGGAGTGGAAGGACAAGGTGGCTACGCCTGCGTTTCAGGAGTACTACAGCGGGGCTATCGGGCTTGGTGAGTTGCGGGAGCGGTTGGTGGGGGACGGGAATCTGGTGCTGGCGCGGTATCAGAGGTGA
- a CDS encoding carbohydrate ABC transporter permease, protein MKTRKSARAGQYLALLAYLVFLAFPFLWLISTAFKPPRELGSLHPTWIPKDPTLANFRQAFDEQPLLDAALNSLIAAVGAAVIAVLIATPMAYVMARHRTRLARAATGWVVVSQAFPFVLVIIPLFLVLKNLRLINSVPGLIMVYVVWALPFALWMLVGYVRAVPTELEEAAAVDGAGKLRTLVSITAPLLAPGIVATALFAFISAWNEFFFALVLLKTPEKQTLPVVLTHFLGAEGVADLGPLAAAAFLATLPSLVVFAIIQKRITGGMLAGAVKS, encoded by the coding sequence GTGAAGACCCGGAAATCGGCTCGCGCGGGCCAGTACCTCGCGCTCCTCGCCTATCTCGTCTTTCTCGCCTTCCCCTTCCTCTGGCTGATCTCCACCGCTTTCAAACCGCCGCGAGAGCTGGGGAGTCTGCATCCGACCTGGATCCCCAAGGACCCGACGCTCGCCAACTTCCGGCAGGCCTTCGACGAACAGCCCCTGCTGGACGCCGCGTTGAACTCGCTGATCGCGGCGGTCGGCGCGGCGGTGATCGCCGTACTGATCGCGACCCCGATGGCGTACGTCATGGCCCGGCACCGCACTCGGCTCGCGAGGGCCGCGACCGGCTGGGTCGTGGTCAGCCAGGCCTTCCCGTTCGTGCTGGTGATCATCCCGCTGTTCCTGGTCCTGAAGAACCTGCGGCTGATCAACTCCGTACCAGGTCTGATCATGGTGTACGTCGTCTGGGCGCTGCCGTTCGCACTGTGGATGCTCGTGGGGTACGTACGGGCCGTGCCGACCGAGCTGGAGGAGGCCGCGGCCGTGGACGGTGCCGGCAAGCTACGGACGCTGGTCTCGATCACCGCGCCGCTGCTCGCGCCGGGGATCGTCGCCACGGCGCTGTTCGCGTTCATCAGCGCGTGGAACGAGTTCTTCTTCGCGCTGGTGCTCCTCAAGACCCCGGAGAAACAGACCCTTCCGGTCGTCCTCACGCACTTCCTCGGCGCGGAGGGCGTGGCGGACCTCGGGCCCCTCGCGGCCGCCGCGTTCCTGGCGACCCTGCCCTCGCTGGTCGTCTTCGCGATCATCCAGAAACGGATCACGGGCGGGATGCTCGCCGGGGCGGTGAAGAGCTGA
- a CDS encoding carbohydrate ABC transporter permease, whose amino-acid sequence MTSATVRKRSVKRSARGAPGGGRGGGRGGGPRDRLVDHGAWFLVLPALIPILVLSVGPLLYGIALAFTDSQSGRTEPTQWIGTLNFQDLLHDTLFWDSFRIGLLWAVGVTVPQFLLALGLALLLNENLRFRWLARSLAIIPWAMPEVVVGIMWRLVYNPDAGILNETIRDLGLGDGRDWLSGLATALPAVIVVGVWAGMPQTTVALLAGLQNTPRELHEAAAMDGAGAWRRFRTVTWPALKPVALAITALNFIWNFNSFALVYVLTSGGPGGRTRLPMLFAYEEAFRYGQFGYAAAMGCVMVAVISVILALHLVGRLRGGEDA is encoded by the coding sequence GTGACATCGGCGACCGTGAGGAAGCGGTCAGTGAAACGGTCAGCGAGGGGTGCGCCGGGTGGAGGCAGAGGAGGAGGGCGAGGCGGCGGCCCGAGGGACCGCCTCGTCGACCACGGCGCCTGGTTCCTGGTGCTGCCCGCGCTGATCCCGATCCTGGTGCTCAGCGTCGGACCGCTCCTCTACGGCATCGCGCTGGCGTTCACCGACTCCCAGTCGGGCCGCACCGAGCCCACCCAGTGGATCGGGACCCTCAACTTCCAGGACCTGCTGCACGACACACTGTTCTGGGACTCGTTCCGGATCGGTCTGCTGTGGGCGGTGGGGGTCACGGTCCCGCAGTTCCTCCTGGCCCTCGGCCTCGCTCTGCTGCTCAACGAGAACCTCCGCTTCCGCTGGCTGGCACGGTCGCTCGCGATCATCCCGTGGGCGATGCCCGAGGTGGTCGTCGGCATCATGTGGCGGCTCGTCTACAACCCGGACGCGGGCATCCTCAACGAGACGATCCGCGACCTGGGTCTGGGCGACGGCCGCGACTGGCTGAGCGGCCTCGCCACCGCCCTGCCCGCGGTGATCGTGGTCGGCGTCTGGGCGGGCATGCCCCAGACGACGGTCGCCCTGCTCGCCGGACTGCAGAACACCCCGCGCGAACTGCACGAGGCCGCGGCGATGGACGGCGCGGGCGCCTGGCGCCGCTTCCGCACGGTGACCTGGCCCGCCCTCAAACCGGTCGCGCTCGCCATCACCGCACTCAACTTCATCTGGAACTTCAACTCCTTCGCCCTGGTGTACGTCCTGACCAGCGGCGGACCCGGCGGGCGCACCCGGCTGCCGATGCTGTTCGCCTACGAAGAGGCCTTCCGCTACGGGCAGTTCGGGTACGCGGCGGCGATGGGGTGTGTGATGGTCGCGGTGATCTCGGTGATCCTCGCCCTCCATCTCGTCGGCCGGCTGAGGGGAGGCGAGGACGCGTGA
- a CDS encoding phosphotransferase enzyme family protein codes for MDEAQARDVLAEAGFDRGAELLALGENAVFAAGDLVVKVGRDAELLDRARRELAIAVWLADEGVPAVRAAEPEARSVSGHPVTVWHRLPSSVRPAGPGDLAELLRLVHALPSPAFTLPRRELLGGVERWLRLAGDAVDPADAAFLRDRRDGFATAAAALTPQLPPGPIHGDALPRNVHIGPDGPVLVDLETFSTDLREHDLVVMALSRDRYGLPAGAYDAFTGTYGWDVREWDGCGVLRGARETASCAWVSQHAPSNPKALAEFERRVASLRDGDETVRWYPF; via the coding sequence ATGGACGAGGCACAGGCGCGGGACGTGCTCGCCGAGGCAGGCTTCGACCGGGGCGCGGAACTGCTCGCGCTGGGTGAGAACGCCGTGTTCGCAGCCGGTGATCTGGTGGTCAAGGTGGGCCGGGACGCCGAACTCCTCGACCGGGCGCGGCGGGAACTGGCCATCGCCGTCTGGCTCGCCGATGAGGGCGTCCCCGCGGTGCGGGCCGCCGAGCCCGAGGCGCGGTCCGTGTCCGGTCACCCCGTGACCGTGTGGCACCGGCTGCCCTCTTCCGTACGTCCCGCCGGACCCGGCGATCTCGCCGAGCTGCTTCGCCTGGTGCACGCCCTGCCCTCCCCCGCCTTCACGCTGCCGCGCCGCGAACTGCTGGGCGGGGTCGAGCGGTGGCTGCGGCTCGCGGGCGACGCGGTCGACCCGGCGGACGCCGCGTTCCTGCGGGACCGGCGCGACGGCTTCGCCACGGCCGCCGCCGCACTCACCCCGCAGTTGCCGCCGGGCCCGATTCACGGCGACGCGCTGCCCCGCAACGTCCACATCGGCCCCGACGGGCCGGTCCTGGTCGACCTGGAGACCTTCTCCACCGACCTGCGCGAACACGACCTCGTGGTCATGGCGCTGTCCCGCGACCGGTACGGGCTGCCCGCCGGGGCGTACGACGCATTCACCGGGACGTACGGCTGGGACGTACGCGAGTGGGACGGCTGCGGGGTGCTGCGCGGGGCGCGCGAGACGGCCAGCTGCGCCTGGGTCTCCCAGCACGCACCGAGCAATCCGAAGGCACTGGCGGAGTTCGAGCGCCGGGTGGCATCACTGAGGGACGGCGACGAAACGGTCCGCTGGTATCCCTTCTGA
- a CDS encoding LysR family transcriptional regulator: MDERQLRILRELGELGSVTAVAEALLVTPSAISQQLRLLQRAIPVPLTERQGRRLVLTDAGQALAGAAIEVETALERARHTVAEFVDRPDGEVSVAAFHSAASAFFPLLLQALAAPGGPQLSLADADVTQDDFPPLTREYDLVLAHRLEHTPGWPRTVTAITLLREPLDVAMPADHPLAVKRRLTPRDVAGEPWITAHDGFPVVATIDAIATAAGRRLRLAHRINEFAVVAEAVAAGGGLALMPRWTMRPHPALVLKPLSGVQARRHIDALHRPERTARKAVRTVLAELDRAAGTIRGRG, translated from the coding sequence ATGGACGAACGGCAGCTGAGGATCCTGCGTGAGCTGGGCGAACTCGGCAGCGTCACCGCGGTCGCCGAGGCGCTGCTCGTGACGCCCTCGGCGATCTCCCAGCAACTGAGGCTGCTCCAGCGCGCGATCCCCGTCCCGCTCACCGAGCGCCAGGGCCGGCGGCTGGTGCTCACCGACGCCGGGCAGGCGCTGGCCGGGGCGGCGATCGAGGTGGAGACGGCGCTGGAGCGGGCCCGGCACACCGTCGCGGAGTTCGTCGACCGGCCGGACGGCGAGGTGTCGGTGGCGGCCTTCCACAGTGCGGCCTCGGCGTTCTTCCCGCTGCTGCTCCAGGCGCTCGCCGCGCCCGGCGGGCCGCAGCTGTCCCTCGCCGACGCGGATGTGACGCAGGACGACTTCCCGCCGCTGACCAGGGAGTACGACCTCGTCCTCGCGCACCGCCTCGAACACACCCCGGGCTGGCCGCGTACGGTCACGGCCATCACCCTGCTGCGCGAACCGCTCGACGTGGCGATGCCCGCCGACCACCCGCTGGCCGTCAAACGGCGGCTCACCCCGCGTGACGTGGCCGGCGAGCCGTGGATCACGGCGCACGACGGCTTCCCGGTGGTGGCGACCATCGACGCCATCGCCACGGCCGCGGGCCGTCGGCTCCGGCTCGCCCACCGCATCAACGAGTTCGCTGTGGTAGCCGAGGCCGTCGCCGCCGGAGGGGGCCTCGCCCTGATGCCCCGCTGGACGATGCGCCCGCACCCCGCGCTGGTGCTCAAGCCGCTCAGCGGCGTTCAGGCCCGGCGGCACATCGACGCGCTCCACCGCCCCGAACGCACGGCCCGCAAGGCCGTACGGACGGTCCTCGCGGAACTGGACCGGGCGGCCGGGACGATCCGCGGCCGCGGCTGA
- a CDS encoding DMT family transporter, with amino-acid sequence MPDARRTDAVLLLVALVWGSSYLSAQTATAVLPVLVVLFARYALSAIACLGLLATDRKSGGWTRDELRIGVPLGVTQAAVLVVETYGVAHTSAANAGLIISLTIVITPLLDRTGHRGGLPLSFYAAAGVCLLAVGLLMSGNGFHAPRLGDLLMLGAALIRAVHVALVGRLTVNRAIRPLRLTTVQTLVGSALFLLPASGELSTLAHIGVAGWAQLLYLALFCSVFAFLAQTWAVQRTSASRASLLLGTEPIWAAAVGIALAGDHFTPVTGLGAAMMVAGTYWGQSIERAHRATAPPGARGTARPATADPQLKDDLIQQALPAERQGTEEAQRAV; translated from the coding sequence GTGCCCGATGCCCGCCGTACCGATGCGGTACTCCTCCTTGTCGCCCTCGTCTGGGGTTCCAGCTATCTGTCCGCCCAGACCGCCACCGCCGTACTGCCCGTACTGGTGGTGCTGTTCGCCCGCTACGCCCTGTCCGCGATCGCCTGTCTCGGTCTGCTCGCCACCGACCGGAAGTCCGGCGGGTGGACCCGCGACGAGCTCCGGATCGGTGTGCCGCTGGGGGTCACCCAGGCGGCCGTCCTGGTGGTGGAGACATACGGCGTCGCCCACACGAGTGCCGCGAACGCGGGGCTGATCATCAGCCTGACCATCGTGATCACTCCCCTCCTCGACCGCACGGGCCACCGCGGCGGCCTCCCGCTGTCCTTCTACGCGGCCGCCGGTGTGTGCCTGCTGGCCGTCGGCCTCCTCATGTCGGGCAACGGCTTCCACGCGCCCCGCCTCGGCGACCTGCTGATGCTCGGCGCGGCGCTGATCCGGGCGGTGCATGTGGCACTCGTCGGCCGGCTCACCGTGAACCGTGCGATCCGCCCGCTGCGGCTGACCACCGTGCAGACCCTCGTGGGCTCGGCGCTGTTCCTGCTGCCCGCGTCCGGCGAACTGTCCACGCTCGCCCACATCGGCGTCGCGGGCTGGGCCCAACTGCTCTATCTCGCCCTGTTCTGCAGCGTGTTCGCCTTCCTCGCGCAGACGTGGGCCGTCCAGCGCACCTCGGCGAGCCGGGCCAGCCTCCTGCTCGGCACCGAACCGATCTGGGCCGCCGCGGTCGGCATCGCCCTGGCCGGCGACCACTTCACCCCGGTCACGGGTCTCGGCGCGGCGATGATGGTCGCCGGAACGTACTGGGGCCAGTCCATCGAACGCGCCCACCGAGCCACCGCCCCGCCAGGGGCGCGGGGAACTGCGCGACCAGCCACAGCGGACCCGCAGCTCAAGGACGACCTCATTCAGCAGGCTCTCCCAGCGGAGCGCCAAGGCACTGAAGAGGCCCAACGAGCGGTGTGA
- a CDS encoding 3'-5' exonuclease, which translates to MGWHGELLVGFDLETTGTDPREARIVTGAVIEVRGTEPVGHREWLADPGVEIPADAVAVHGISNERATADGRPADEVADAIASVLVSYWQSGVPVVAYNAAFDLTLLSAELRRYGLPSLRDRLGGIDPAPVIDPYTIDRSVDRYRRGKRNLEAVCAEYGIALDSAHDASADALAAARLAGAIAARHPKVAALGPAELHRRQIEWYAEWAADFQSFLRRKGDATAVVDGVWPLRDLTDERV; encoded by the coding sequence ATGGGTTGGCACGGGGAATTGCTGGTCGGCTTCGACCTGGAGACGACCGGGACGGATCCGCGCGAGGCGCGCATCGTCACCGGGGCCGTGATCGAGGTCAGGGGGACAGAGCCGGTCGGGCACCGCGAATGGCTCGCCGACCCGGGAGTCGAGATCCCGGCGGACGCGGTGGCGGTGCACGGGATCAGCAACGAAAGGGCGACGGCCGACGGCAGGCCCGCCGATGAGGTGGCCGACGCGATCGCCTCGGTCCTCGTCTCGTACTGGCAGTCGGGCGTCCCGGTCGTGGCGTACAACGCGGCCTTCGACCTGACGCTGCTCTCCGCCGAACTGCGGCGGTACGGACTGCCGTCACTGCGCGACCGGCTCGGCGGAATCGACCCCGCGCCGGTCATCGACCCGTACACGATCGACCGCTCCGTGGACCGCTACCGCCGCGGCAAGCGGAACCTCGAAGCGGTCTGCGCGGAGTACGGCATCGCGCTCGACTCCGCCCACGACGCCTCGGCGGACGCCCTGGCCGCGGCCCGTCTCGCCGGCGCGATAGCCGCCCGCCATCCCAAGGTCGCCGCCCTCGGCCCGGCGGAGCTCCACCGCCGCCAGATCGAGTGGTACGCGGAATGGGCGGCCGACTTCCAGAGCTTCCTGCGCCGCAAGGGGGACGCGACGGCGGTGGTGGACGGGGTGTGGCCGCTGCGGGACCTGACGGACGAGCGCGTCTGA
- a CDS encoding SAV2148 family HEPN domain-containing protein has product MGSGGLELPPGDGGHEGSSTDAPPGAVSLARPMEIGAELDWGADAWREVRTRAQRAGRAYIWLNLVEQRLRAVVAAVLRPIYEPVHGEDDWVVAAAGPAGQEWVQRAVAVREVSRRKGYLLDPADDNVLSFLTLPQLRELMVQHWPCFEPYFDERRDVELALDELEVTRNVVSRNRALSEAVLAQAERASAKLLEILGAGSDVPSARRLPVDAVENLVGDRYADVVGVHSDRVRLMRQFPAEDIFGGARRLDAIGIGLNLLVQNFSGRRLVRLAESGCRVRLLFLNPASSAVKRRERELGIKRGELSRSVEMNILHMRRVRARLRDPGAFEIQVYDETPRFTAYLVDGDGPDGIAVVQSYLRRTRGMEAPVLVLRGGGRVLKPDEVGEEGLFGTYREEFEVAWADSRPVS; this is encoded by the coding sequence GTGGGGTCCGGAGGGCTGGAGTTGCCCCCTGGTGACGGCGGTCACGAGGGGAGCTCCACGGATGCCCCACCGGGCGCGGTGTCCCTGGCGCGACCGATGGAGATCGGAGCGGAGCTGGACTGGGGCGCCGACGCCTGGCGCGAGGTGCGTACGCGCGCCCAGCGGGCGGGCCGGGCCTACATCTGGCTGAACCTCGTCGAACAGCGGCTGCGCGCGGTCGTGGCCGCTGTTCTGCGCCCGATCTACGAACCCGTCCACGGCGAGGACGACTGGGTGGTCGCCGCCGCGGGACCCGCGGGGCAGGAGTGGGTGCAGCGCGCCGTCGCCGTACGCGAAGTCAGCCGCCGCAAGGGCTACTTGCTCGATCCCGCCGACGACAACGTCCTGAGCTTCCTCACGTTGCCCCAGTTGCGCGAGCTGATGGTGCAGCACTGGCCGTGCTTCGAGCCGTACTTCGACGAGCGCCGGGACGTCGAACTCGCCCTGGACGAACTGGAAGTCACCCGCAACGTCGTCTCGCGCAACAGGGCGCTGTCCGAGGCCGTTCTCGCCCAGGCCGAGCGGGCCTCCGCGAAGCTCCTGGAGATACTCGGCGCGGGCAGTGACGTACCGTCCGCGCGCCGGCTCCCCGTCGACGCGGTCGAGAACCTCGTCGGCGACCGGTACGCGGACGTGGTGGGCGTGCACTCGGACCGGGTGCGGCTGATGCGGCAGTTCCCCGCCGAGGACATCTTCGGCGGAGCGCGCCGCCTGGACGCCATCGGTATCGGCCTCAATCTCCTCGTGCAGAACTTCTCGGGGCGGCGGCTCGTCAGGCTGGCCGAGTCCGGCTGCCGGGTGCGGCTGCTGTTCCTGAACCCGGCCTCCAGCGCGGTCAAGCGCCGTGAGCGTGAACTCGGCATCAAGCGGGGCGAGTTGAGCCGCTCCGTCGAGATGAACATCCTGCACATGCGCCGGGTCCGGGCCCGGCTGCGCGATCCCGGCGCCTTCGAGATCCAGGTCTACGACGAGACGCCCCGCTTCACGGCGTACCTCGTCGACGGGGACGGGCCGGACGGCATAGCGGTCGTGCAGTCGTATCTGCGGCGGACACGCGGGATGGAGGCGCCGGTGCTCGTGCTGCGCGGCGGGGGGCGGGTGTTGAAGCCGGACGAGGTCGGCGAAGAAGGGCTTTTCGGGACGTATCGCGAGGAGTTCGAGGTGGCTTGGGCAGATTCGCGGCCTGTGTCCTGA